Proteins encoded in a region of the Xiphophorus couchianus chromosome 11, X_couchianus-1.0, whole genome shotgun sequence genome:
- the LOC114152517 gene encoding uncharacterized protein C11orf87 homolog produces MTSRTAEASGVPAPPQRCLGGLQTNNGTCAEQLSVSLFPPLSSTLALLVLVAVLLGIILVSLATFLFHKRKLRNRKIQRAQEEYERDSRSPVRAGPGAGEPARPCVIVRPVRRDEKPSSRSVDSEDKQTVPLDC; encoded by the coding sequence ATGACGTCCAGAACCGCCGAGGCCTCTGGGGTGCCGGCGCCTCCGCAGCGCTGCCTCGGCGGTCTCCAGACCAACAATGGCACCTGCGCGGAGCAGCTCAGCGTCAGCCTCTTCCCGCCGCTTTCTTCCACTCTCGCGCTCCTCGTGCTGGTGGCTGTTCTCTTGGGGATCATCCTCGTTTCCCTGGCAACGTTCCTCTTCCACAAGAGGAAGCTCCGGAACAGGAAGATCCAGCGCGCGCAGGAGGAATACGAGCGCGACAGTCGTAGCCCCGTGCGCGCAGGCCCCGGCGCTGGGGAGCCAGCAAGGCCGTGCGTCATCGTGCGACCGGTGAGGCGTGATGAGAAGCCCTCGAGCCGGAGCGTGGACAGCGAGGACAAACAGACAGTTCCACTTGACTGTTAA